In a genomic window of Scyliorhinus torazame isolate Kashiwa2021f chromosome 5, sScyTor2.1, whole genome shotgun sequence:
- the LOC140421908 gene encoding uncharacterized protein, with protein sequence MEKPWKCGDCGKGFRVPSALETHRRSHTGQRPFTCSVCGKGFSQLSHQQSHQRVHTGERPLNGPQYGKGFSLLSTLRIHQRVHTGKKLFICLQCGKRFRQLSSLKLHQRVHTGERPFTCSQCGKGFSQLSTLRIHQRVHTGERPFTCSQCGKRFKHLSSLKKHQRVHTGERPFTCSQCGKGFRYSSNLRKHQRVHTGEKLFTCSQCGKGFNRLTHLRTHQQVHTGERPFTCSQCGMRFIHLSSLKTHQRDHTGERPFTCSVCEKGFTRLSNLKTHQRVHTGEKPFTCSVCEKGFTRLSNLQSHQRIHTGERPFTCSVCEKGFTRLSNLKTHQRVHTGEKPFTCSQCGTRFTHLSSLKTHQHDHTVERPFICSVCGKGFTRLSDLKTHQRVHTGEKPFTCSQCGMRFTRLSSLKTHQRDHTGERPFTCSVCEKGFTRLSILKRHQRVHTGEKPFTCSQCGKGFSDSSNLQTHQRIHTGERPFTCSRCGKGFTQSSNLQSHQRVHIG encoded by the coding sequence atggagaaaccgtggaaatgtggagactgtgggaagggattcagagtcccatctgcactggaaactcatcgacgcagtcacactgggcagaggcccttcacctgctctgtgtgtgggaagggattcagtcagttatcccaccagcagtcacaccagcgagttcacactggggagaggccgttgaaCGGCCCTCagtatgggaagggattcagtctgttatccaccctgcggatacaccagcgagttcacactgggaagaagctgttcatctgcttacagtgtgggaagagatttagacagttatccagcctgaagttacaccagcgagttcacactggggagaggccattcacctgctctcagtgtgggaagggattcagtcagttgtccacgctgcggatacatcagcgagttcacactggggagaggccattcacctgctctcagtgtgggaaaagatttaaacatttatccagcctgaagaaacaccagcgagttcacactggggagaggccgttcacctgctctcagtgtgggaagggattcagatattcatccaacctgcggaaacaccagcgagttcacactggggagaagctattcacatgctctcagtgtgggaaaggattcaatcggTTAACCCACCTacggacacaccagcaagttcacactggggagaggccgttcacctgttcgcaGTGTGGGATGCGATTCATTCACTTATCTagtctgaagacacaccagcgagatcacactggggagaggccattcacttgctctgtgtgtgagaaaggattcactcggttatctaacctgaagacacaccagcgggttcacactggggagaagccattcacctgctctgtgtgtgagaaaggattcactcggttatctaacctgcagtcacaccagcggattcacactggggagaggccattcacctgctctgtgtgtgagaaaggattcactcggttatctaacctgaagacacatcagcgagttcacactggggagaagccgttcacctgctctcagtgtgggacgcgATTCACTCACTTATCTAGTCTGAAGACGCACCAGCACGATCACACagtggagaggccattcatctgctctgtgtgtgggaaaggattcactcggttatctgacctgaagacacaccagcgggttcatactggggagaagccattcacctgctctcagtgtgggatgcgATTCACTCGCTTATCTAGTCTTAAGACACACCAGcgagatcacactggggagagaccattcacctgctctgtgtgtgagaaaggattcactcgcttatctattctgaagagacaccagcgggttcacactggggagaagccgttcacctgctctcagtgtgggaagggattcagtgattcatccaacctgcagacacaccagcgaattcacactggggagaggccattcacctgctctcggtgtgggaagggattcactcagtcatccaacctgcagagtcaccagcgagttcacattgggtag